Below is a genomic region from Ictalurus punctatus breed USDA103 chromosome 12, Coco_2.0, whole genome shotgun sequence.
TCTTGTTGCTGGAGTGGCAAAGATTTCTGGTATGTAGAAATACCATACaaataagtgtatatatatcGCATAAAGTGTAtgttttcattaaataattaagtaatTCTGAAACTCTGCACTGAACCTACCACCAGTGCCCATCTCTGAGATGTCTATGGGCTGTTATCCCTACTGAAAactatcacagaaattctaaagTTTTTCACTACAATACCATTACAATCATCAGCTGTTAATCATTACAACCATTatcaaatggtttccattacacattaaacacatagatccttaatggtattcactagacataacatgccaccaataaaaggcaacaaattaccactagagacccacagggaccactacagtttccattaaaaccaatacaattccaattaaaaccattaaaagcataaaaaattCTATGAGCgtttctattattttttatttttattttatttaattttttgcagGGACAGCTTCATTCAGACCATTTGACACCAGATAtgtatttaaagatttttttttgtttcgtttctcATGAGACTTGGCCAGAGACGGTTACAATTCTGTTTTAAAAACCAGTTTATTTATACATCTTCTACGTAAATgcacctttttcccccctcaagcCCATTTCAGTGAAATGTGATCTCTATAGAAATCCACTGAAATTACACAGTCACACTTTTGTTTGGGTGTGTAGGAAAAATATGATGTAATTATTAGTATCACAATCCAATTTTGAGaccacaaacaagcaaaaaaatttATGCCCTGTCCTACATGACGCACTTGCAGTATCCTGATACACATTTGCATGCCCACGAGGCCATACAGCCTGCCGTTCCTCATTGAGGAGGTCAACATGGCTGTTCACGAACGCTATGTGTCCTCACTACAAATTGAAGCAAACTCAAATAAAGTCCCACAATGTCTTTTGTTGTTAGTTAAAAAAAAGGTATCAATGATCAACCAGAAAGTTAAAGTTCATGGATGAACTTTCATGTTGACTTGACAGGCGTTGCTAAACCTGCTAACAGAGTTAAAAGATATTacaatgtttttctttcactgattttaaaatgttaaaaagttGAAAAGTTAAGTGTGAAAACATTAAAAGGCTGAAAGGTTTCTGTATAATGGTTAAAGGTTAAAAATGTAGACAGAACCAAAATCTGGAATATGGTCTACTTGATTCCAGAGCTCTGAAGATAATAAAGAGTGAATTATCATCTCCCTCTCCTATGTCCTGGAATGGATAGTTCCACTTTGTATCTCCATTCTTTCAGACCTCTCCCCAGACTGAATCACGCTTCCATTTTTGGGGACCAAGGATCTTGGGTTAATTTATGTTTAACAACTTTGTGAAAgagaaaattttatatatatatatatatatatatatatatatatatatatatatatatatatatatatatatatatataaaatctccaaatggaaaaactcagcgcAGTAGTGGACATTCCCAGAattggccgaccttccaaaattcctccaagagcacagaaacaactcatccagcaagtcacaaaagagccaaagacaacatcaaatGTTCAAAGACAACATCAAACATCAATACAGGCCTCTCTTTCATCAATAAGGGTCATGTTCATGACACTACTATCAGGAAGacatggcatccatggaagattGGTGAGGttaaaaccactgctaactcagaagaacattaaggctcgtctgaactttgcaaaacacaccttgatgatcctcaaaccttttggaagaatgttttgtggactgatgagtttgAAAGACAGgtgtcccattacatctggagtaaacccaacacagaattccacaaaaagaccATCATAcatatggtcaagcatggtggtggaagtgtgatggtgtggggatgctttgctgcttcagggtctgggtgACTTgcaattgagggaaacatgaattctgctctctaccagaaaatcctaaagaagaATGTCTGGTcgtcagtctgtaagttgaaactcaagttcaactggattatgcagcaagacaatgagccaaagcataggagtaagtgaaagactgatctgcGGTTATCTGAGGCGTTTGATTGAAGTTAATGCTGCTAAAGGTTgcataaccagattttaagtttaagagggcaattagtttttcacatgggtgataggtgttggctaactttttttgcttcaataaaattttttaataaaaacggtattgtgtgtttactcgggttgcctttgttttatgttgtattgtactgtacattttgtaGTATTTGACTATTTCTCTACCCTCTTGGATTGAACGGATGTTATTTCTTGACTTCCAGTTATGGAAAACCAtgccctttaaaaaaaaaaataaataaataaataaatttctgcATAATGCTCAGAATCATAGCAGCCCTATCTACAATAAGGTAGTGTGCATTACTTGGCAAGTGATGTGATTCTCTTGTATAGGGAATCTTAATATTGGAAATATAAAGAGATACTTATAAAGGGTGATATAATCTGTACAAATTATCTTCACTGATTTCTACAAATTAATCAGTTTTGCAATCTCTTTGCAGTGATACAGATGAATACCTGGCTTAAAAGCTTTTTCCCCGAGAGTGGACTCCTGATCATCTGTGGTTTTATTCTGGGTGGTATCATCTGGGGTGCAGACAAGGTACAGACGTTTTCACTCACCCCAAGaaactttttcttcttcttactgCCACAAATCATCTTGGACACGGGTTACTTCATGCCCAACAAGCTTTTCTTCAGCAACCTGGGTGCCATCCTGGTGCATGCCGTTATTGGGACAGTCTGGAACGCAGCTGCAGTGGGGGTCTCTCTCTGGGGCTGCTATCTAGGAGGAGCTATGGGTATATCGGAGTGTTTTCTTAAAACCCTCACACTATCTGCCATAACTAATTTAGTAACATACAGTAAACTGTGTAAGGATGATTTGATCACTTATATCTGCTCATCAGGTGACCTCCAGATCGGATTGTTACAGTTTCTGCTATTCGGAAGCTTGCTTGCTGCTGTTGATCCAGTGGCTGTGATTGCTGTGTTCGAGGAAGTGCATGTGAATGAAGTGCTTTTCATCTGGGTGTTTGGAGAGTCGCTGCTCAATGACGGCGTCACAGTGGTCAGTCCATGGATTCAAGTTATAACGGCTTAATGCGTGACGCCTTTGTTGCAGATTTTAATTTAGTCTCATTGTCACTCAACAGGTACTGTACAACGTTTTTGATGCCTTTGTGTCTCTGGGAGGGCCAAAGATTAATGCTGTTGAAATCATCAAAGGCATAGGTGTGGGCATAAACCTTAAAATGTGAACATTCTTGTGCTATGGAGATGTAACTACAGTTAATCATATTTGCTTTCTACACCCATTTCacctttttttgtctctcttcaGTCTCATTTTTCATAGTGGCATTTGGAGGTTCATTGGTTGGTGTTGCGTATGCCATCATCATCTCACTGTTGACCAAGTATACTGGGAAAGTTCAGATCATTGAGGCTGGTTTCATCTTTGTGCTTGGCTATCTGTCTTACCTCACAGCCGAGATGCTTTCACTCTCTTCCATCCTTTCGTAAGAAGATATGCTTCACCATCTTTTTGATAGAATCAACATGTTCTTTTTTCATCAAATGTCACAATATAGTATCTCATACAATTATAATAGGACTTAGTCATGAGACGGTACAATCTTTGCATAATTTCAGCCAATATTGGCTGTTCTTGCATATCACTTTGACTTATTTGACTTGTTTTTCATGTCTTTGACAAGGTTTCCCTTGTTCCTTTTACAGAATCACTTTCTTCGGTGTTTGTTGCCAGAAATACGTGAATGCTAACATGGATGAAAAGTCTGTAACTACAGTGCGGTATGCCATGAAAGTATTCGCAGTTGGCTCAGAGACCATGATCTTTGTCTTCTTGGGTATCTCCGCCATCGATAATGTCATCTGGGTGTGGAATACTGGCTTCATTTTCCTTACACTGCTCTTTGCTATAATCTACAGATTTATAGGTGAGTTTAttgtgttacatttaatgttgggtTCATCTGAAAGAACAAGTAATCTTGGTCTATAACTCCGATCAAATTATACATGATATCGTCACCTTTTATTTAATACCCTTCTCACCAATGTCTGAATCCGAGTGGTTTCTGTTATGTGTTGAATCTCCAGGCGTCTTTAGCTTGACTTGGTGTTTAAACCGGTATAGACTGGTTCCCATGGAAATCATTGATCAGATAGTGATGAGTTATGGTGGTCTGCGTGGGGCCGTGGCATATGGATTGGCAGCTTCACTGGATGAGACCAGGATTAAAGAGAAGAACCTGATGATCAGCACAACACTCATTGTCGTGTACTTTACTGTCATACTTCAGGTACAACTGTCACTTCATTACACAAGTTCTACATTCGTATAATCATCAGTAGACAAAGTACCCTATATGGCTAAAATtatatggacacctgagcaTTACACCCATATTTGCTTGTTCAACATCCCATTACAAATGCATGCCAATAATGGTATTGCCAACACTCCCTAATGCAGTGCTGGAACAGGTATGGAAGTTGTAATGTTACAGTATATAAAGGCATTATAGACAATCATGTGCTTCATGTTacaactgcatggtcctgtaggttcattctgtataacatcaatAGAATCAAACtctatctcaccgaacaggctacacagctattGGTCCAGGCtctgtcatatcaaaactggactactgcaactcactactctcaggcctcccaAACAactccatcaaacccctccagatgattcagaatgcagcagcacgcctcgtcttcaaccagcccaagagaacccatgttacacccctcttcatctccctccactggcttcctgtagccgcccatATCAAATTctaggccttgatgctcacatacaaaaccttgtctggaacaacaccctcctacctcaactctctccttgaggtttacgttccctcacgcaatctgcgatcaatcaatgaccaacacttagtagtgcctactcagtgtggctcaaggtccctttccaaaccttcacactaaccgtccctcagtggtggaatgaacttcaaaCCGCAATCCGAACTGCaaaatctgtcactatcttcaaaaaacagctaaagacccacctcttctctGAGCACACAACTAACCCCTAAAAAcaaaccccacattatcctttaatataaaacaaaactaaaaaattACTCTTTcttttacacctctactctgagcactttgcttttctagaactcaattgaaagtcttgtatggtagcactacttgtattgttctccgcttgatatatcgctttgcttgtatttcctcatttgtaaggtttggataaaaatgtctgctaaatgaataaatgtaaatgtaaatgtataacatttttggGAAGAACCCCATATGAAGGTCATGATCAGGCATCCAACATACTTCTGGCATTTCTGCATCTGTTACACCATAATCTTCTGATTTCTCAGGGTCTCACTATGAAGCCTTTTGTCCAATGGCTAAAAGTTAAGAGGGTGATTCCATCTGAACTGAAGCTTATTGAGAAAGTGAACAACAGGGTAACTTAACCTATTGTACTCAGAGAACAAAAAACGCACAGAATCTATTTCAGAAACTCTACATGTACCAGCTTGACTGAATTTAATTACATGTATTTGTGCCACAGGCATGTGAACATATTCTGGCAGCAATGGAGGACATTACTGGACGCATAGGAGATAACTGGTGGACCAGAGGGTTGGTGCTGGAACATGAAGATCTTGATATCATGACACTGCAGCATTTTTctaaaaaaaccaacaacaaacaaacaaacaaaacaaaaacaactctACTAGTTTATGTCTTATATGCTGGCATAAATGTTTTTACAGATGGAAGCGGTTCGAGGGGACGTATGTCACCTGGTTTTTGATGAAGCCAGAAGCCAGGAAAAACCAAGACTACCTTTTCAGCATCTTCCACAAACTTAACCTGGAGGATGCTGTTAATTATGTTACTGAGGTGTGAACTGGGATTACAAATGACCTGTTTATTTGATCCCAGATATAATATTACTATCTGTAAACAGGCTGATTGAACAGGCAAAGTTTCACCGGGGAAGTATAAAAGTCTTACTTGAATATTGTCTTATCGCAGGGAGAAAAACGAGGATCTCTGGCTTTCCTGCGCAACAGTGAAGGCACTAATGTTAATTTCGAGAAAAAATTTGGTTTGGAGTTTTCTGGAGTGATGCCTGACATCACATCTGAGTTAGACTATGGCAGTGACAACGTGCCAATGACCTCCATCATGTAAGTGTACTGGATCTTATCAACTATGTATGGCAGATGTAAACTCAGAGAAGCACTTTTCTCCtatatagtataaataaatacactaaaaAAAGGTGCTGTTAAGATTGTTTGGATAATGTGACCCAAATTGGGTTGATAATGGGTGACATAGGGTGTTGGGTTGAGGATCCGAAAGGCACTTGTAGAAATCTATAACAAATAAGCTTTTTGTCCACATTTAACTTAAATTATAGTTTAGTTGAACCATTTGTAATTATTGTTCAAACTTCTGTATCAACTAGACATTAATGTAggcatgaactttttttttttttactaatataTAGTCTGTGGTCTTGAGAGCCAGCATTAGCATACTGTCACTagtataaatacaaatacactaGTTAATGATATTTCAGGGGAAAAAACGGTATCATACTttcaaaaaaaggaaattttaaaggtttaattaaattacataaGCATATTTACACTTGCATTAGCAATTGCTATAATACAAAACTATTAATGCTACTTCTAGCTAGTTATCATTTTCCTCACATTTCCTCTGGAACATTTCTCAGATAATCGGCTAGCACTGGAGTCAAGCTAATTCTAGTCCTTTGTTTGATATTCATACAAAGATGTAATACTGAGTTGTCATGGTTTAGTTACGTTGAGTGCTTTTTTTGTAGAGAAAAAGGCCTTGCTGAACCTTCTTTTATGCTAGTAGGATATGTAACTAACAACTTGAGTGTCTATATCCCATCAATGTAGTCATTCTTAGccatgatttaaaataaataaataaataaataaatttaacccCACATGTTGGGTCAGCACCTGTGGGTTAAAACAACTCGTGCTGGTTTCCCAAATGAACCAAAATGTGGTTTGTTTTTAGCCTAGCTATTTTTAGAGTGTatgttcatttcttttattaatgtactgtaatatGACATGAGAAAAGTACAGCTTCTCTTCCATTGCTCTGAAGGTCACGTCCTCAGAGCTGAGAGTGTAAATAGTCACCTGCATGCACTGCAGCTCCAGTAATGagagtgaaaaataaaagtaaacataGGACTGTTTATGAAAGACACACCACTATAAGTTCATTATTGCCCTACAGAGGTTAAACTGTCTCTTATAACCTTGGGGAAAAAGTCATCATTAATGACACACAATATGTATACATTTGGTGTATATTTCCACCCAGACGGGACACCATTCCCTCTGTGTCTCTGAATATTCATGAGCAAGATATGAAAGCCGTCAACGAGGACATCAATGCCCACCACTTACTGCAGCAACATCTGTacagaagcaggaaaaatgtatGTCTATCATGCAAAATTGGAtcatacacacacccctaccCAGAAATCTCAAATCTATACACTAGTATGTCTGCATTTCTTTCTACAGCACCGCCACAGGTATAGCCGTAGTGACTTCACCATCAACCAGAGTGAAGATGAGGTACAGGAGATCTTCCAGAGAACCATGAGAAATCGCCTTGAATCATTCAAATCTGCCAAGATGGGGGTCTCTCCAGCCAAGAAAATCACAAAGCATCCCAAGAAAGAGACAAACCAGAAAGTGAGAACTCTTTCAGAACAACTGATTGTAAAACCATAGACCGAAATCTGCTTAACTTAGTCTGCAATACAATATACACTTTATGGCCAGAGGTTTGTGGACGCTTTACCTTCAAACCCCCATAtgcggttcttccccaaactgttgccacaaaattggaagcacacagttgtatagaatgtgtttgtatgctgtagcattacaatttcccttcacggGATCTAAGAGGCCCCAAACCTGTTCCCTaagcacaaagtgagctccatgaagacatggtgtgttaaggttggaagaaAGCGGAAGAACTCAGGAGTCCTGACCTCATCCCCACTGAACaactttaggatgaactggaactggagtctcctcgacatcccaacatcagcacctgacctcaacctcactaatgctcttgtagctgaatgaacacaaatccccacagccacgctccaaaatctagtggaaagtcttacCAGAAGAGtagagattattattataacagcaaaagtgggaataaatctggaataagACGTTCAAcaatcacatatgggtgtgatggtcaggtgtccacaaacttttggccatacagacAGTAAATGTACTATAATAATCTTGTGCGTGTTTCCAGATGTCTAATTTGAGGGCTCTAGACAATGCAGCCCATCCATATGGAGATGAAGGTAAcaaattttattagtgttttagGATTATTTGGATCTAAAAATTTGAATCAAGTATGCATTACagtaatgtttttttccacCCATATACCCTGgtgtattatgtatatattgtttAGATTTTGAGTTCTCAGAAGTAGACAGTACATCCAGCGCTGATGGAAGGGCTGCAGGTGGCAATTCCCCCTCGAGATTCGCAAAAGGAGGTGAGAAACAGCATTCATTCTGAACTGATTCGGACATCTTTTCACTGTAGACACttaatttttccccccaaatgtTATACTCCCTCTTTTTGGGTACCAGGTATAGAAAATCCAGCATTCATGCCAGAGATGGAGGTTCCTCCTCCTCCGTGGTTAACAGAGGCTGAGAACGACACGAGCGTAGCACCTTCTCAAAGGGCACAGCGCCAACTACCATGGAGTCCCAACAACCTGCGTCGCCTGGCACCTTTGAGGATCAGTAACCAATCAACAGACTCCTTTCTGATGGCAGACGCTCCACCCACAGAGGAATCACTCGAAGATCCATTTGAGGAACCACCTAAAAGGGATGACTCCCATCTCTAGCCTTCATATTAGTATTTAACATTAGCTTGCCACATCGTTGGATCAGCATTTCCCTGATATGCGTTTGAATACGAGTAAGATCAGCATACACTTTAGAGGTTAGTCTTTCtgtcatttttaatcatttgttcTTGCTCATCTCCATGAAGACATTCGCAATAGCATGCAAATATCTTGCCCGAGAAACATTCCGATGATGGTTACTTTTTACTTGAGTGTGCTATTTTTTGGACCGTGGAAAGTTACAGGAACACTCAGCTATCCTAACACAGTCCTGCAGTCGATCATTTATGTTTGAGATGTCATTTTGAAGGTAATATTCATAGCATCTGGTCCAGATATGTGGTTTACTCCCTACAGCATATAGGGAGGGGAAACCGTACAATACTTTAATAGTAATATTGAATGGATTAACTTCAGCATACTGTATACTTTGTGTAAAAGCACTtgatctttcttttcttcaccaATAGGTGAACAATTTCCCTACAAAACTCTACGATCTTGTTCTACTTATGTACCGATTCAGCTTCTGAGCTTCGATGTTATTTGTTCAGTGCATATATCAACAAGCCTGAAATCCTCACTAATGCTGAAACACTCTCTCAATgctagttgtttatttatttcttaagtCCTTTAGTGTACTATGCCTAAATATTACTCTACTTAAATCttccaaaaataataaaatgtgattttttccAGTCTTgggttttttcctctctttgcATGAATTTAAGAAAGAGACAAATTCtgcgcgcacacgcacatatatatatatttaattaaaatattaacaattaAATAGGACAATAAAacaactaaactaaacaaaaaggCTCAATGAAAGCCCAGAATCAGACGGTAAGACCCTCCGAAAGTGTATTTCGAAAACCAGACAGATCCATTATCAGACAAGCGAAAGCATAATGCATTATGTACTGTAACCAAAGCACAAatcaatgatttttttcttttattttttccatggaATCCCTTCATCATAAGGAAGGAACTGACATGGCATTACAGAGCTTGAGCACTGACCAAAGTTTTAGCGACTCTAGTTTATCTGCtgaaaaatatacagaatagATGCTAAATTTATAGATCGCTGATACAGGAATTGTCAGCAGCTCCAAATGAAGACTGAGCAAGATAGTTTGGATTAGAGACTGAAGTCAATTAAACATCATTCAAAACCTCCTTATATAATTGCtgtttgaaaagaaaagaaaagaaaagaaaagaaaagaaaaagagctaGATCTTGGAGGTCTTCAGTCGCAGCCTGGCTAGTGCAAGCAGttgtttatgccatgccatgTGCCCCAATCACCAAAAAACACCCTTGTGGAAAGTTTGGTCCTGACATGATCTCAGATATGGATGTGTTCTTGGcaaataaaatgacagttacacatacatttctttaaaaacaaatacacacattatacagtatatcatgaaTCAGTATATACTCGGCTTCAACGTCGACAAATGCTTGTGCCCTTTGAGCATTTCAaaactactctttttttttttgtcctttgttTACTAGTTTAAGATCAGCACCATCAAGAAAGGCACATTCCACAGACAAGTCTCCTTTTATAGCGACTCTTTACCTCTatgtggaaaataataataataataataataataataataataataataataatgttagaGTTTAGTTCAAATCATTCATTATAGTGGATAAAACATTACATAAATTCCACAAATCTGCTTTAATCTCCATTTTGTTAGGATGGACCTTTAAAGGGTAGGTTTATAAGTCTGTTCATAGTTaagttgaaaagaaaaaaaaaaaagaagaaaaaaaaaagagaagttaTATAAAAGAAAGA
It encodes:
- the slc9a3.1 gene encoding sodium/hydrogen exchanger 3.1 isoform X2; its protein translation is MLRLTRLYFLGVAFLICATKPVAGGQSGEAMHNHRETNLTNLNVVAVRWGHVETPYLVVLWILVAGVAKISVIQMNTWLKSFFPESGLLIICGFILGGIIWGADKVQTFSLTPRNFFFFLLPQIILDTGYFMPNKLFFSNLGAILVHAVIGTVWNAAAVGVSLWGCYLGGAMGDLQIGLLQFLLFGSLLAAVDPVAVIAVFEEVHVNEVLFIWVFGESLLNDGVTVVLYNVFDAFVSLGGPKINAVEIIKGIVSFFIVAFGGSLVGVAYAIIISLLTKYTGKVQIIEAGFIFVLGYLSYLTAEMLSLSSILSITFFGVCCQKYVNANMDEKSVTTVRYAMKVFAVGSETMIFVFLGISAIDNVIWVWNTGFIFLTLLFAIIYRFIGVFSLTWCLNRYRLVPMEIIDQIVMSYGGLRGAVAYGLAASLDETRIKEKNLMISTTLIVVYFTVILQGLTMKPFVQWLKVKRVIPSELKLIEKVNNRACEHILAAMEDITGRIGDNWWTRGWKRFEGTYVTWFLMKPEARKNQDYLFSIFHKLNLEDAVNYVTEGEKRGSLAFLRNSEGTNVNFEKKFGLEFSGVMPDITSELDYGSDNVPMTSIIRDTIPSVSLNIHEQDMKAVNEDINAHHLLQQHLYRSRKNHRHRYSRSDFTINQSEDEVQEIFQRTMRNRLESFKSAKMGVSPAKKITKHPKKETNQKMSNLRALDNAAHPYGDEDFEFSEVDSTSSADGRAAGGNSPSRFAKGGIENPAFMPEMEVPPPPWLTEAENDTSVAPSQRAQRQLPWSPNNLRRLAPLRISNQSTDSFLMADAPPTEESLEDPFEEPPKRDDSHL
- the slc9a3.1 gene encoding sodium/hydrogen exchanger 3.1 isoform X3, with protein sequence MALLPRLSFFVVILLIFSSSCWADLLRSSSSSSSSSSSSSTGSETTANASTTTIMTLPVVTWKWHHVETPYLVALWIFVCWLCKLVIQMNTWLKSFFPESGLLIICGFILGGIIWGADKVQTFSLTPRNFFFFLLPQIILDTGYFMPNKLFFSNLGAILVHAVIGTVWNAAAVGVSLWGCYLGGAMGDLQIGLLQFLLFGSLLAAVDPVAVIAVFEEVHVNEVLFIWVFGESLLNDGVTVVLYNVFDAFVSLGGPKINAVEIIKGIVSFFIVAFGGSLVGVAYAIIISLLTKYTGKVQIIEAGFIFVLGYLSYLTAEMLSLSSILSITFFGVCCQKYVNANMDEKSVTTVRYAMKVFAVGSETMIFVFLGISAIDNVIWVWNTGFIFLTLLFAIIYRFIGVFSLTWCLNRYRLVPMEIIDQIVMSYGGLRGAVAYGLAASLDETRIKEKNLMISTTLIVVYFTVILQACEHILAAMEDITGRIGDNWWTRGWKRFEGTYVTWFLMKPEARKNQDYLFSIFHKLNLEDAVNYVTEGEKRGSLAFLRNSEGTNVNFEKKFGLEFSGVMPDITSELDYGSDNVPMTSIIRDTIPSVSLNIHEQDMKAVNEDINAHHLLQQHLYRSRKNHRHRYSRSDFTINQSEDEVQEIFQRTMRNRLESFKSAKMGVSPAKKITKHPKKETNQKMSNLRALDNAAHPYGDEDFEFSEVDSTSSADGRAAGGNSPSRFAKGGIENPAFMPEMEVPPPPWLTEAENDTSVAPSQRAQRQLPWSPNNLRRLAPLRISNQSTDSFLMADAPPTEESLEDPFEEPPKRDDSHL
- the slc9a3.1 gene encoding sodium/hydrogen exchanger 3.1 isoform X1; the encoded protein is MALLPRLSFFVVILLIFSSSCWADLLRSSSSSSSSSSSSSTGSETTANASTTTIMTLPVVTWKWHHVETPYLVALWIFVCWLCKLVIQMNTWLKSFFPESGLLIICGFILGGIIWGADKVQTFSLTPRNFFFFLLPQIILDTGYFMPNKLFFSNLGAILVHAVIGTVWNAAAVGVSLWGCYLGGAMGDLQIGLLQFLLFGSLLAAVDPVAVIAVFEEVHVNEVLFIWVFGESLLNDGVTVVLYNVFDAFVSLGGPKINAVEIIKGIVSFFIVAFGGSLVGVAYAIIISLLTKYTGKVQIIEAGFIFVLGYLSYLTAEMLSLSSILSITFFGVCCQKYVNANMDEKSVTTVRYAMKVFAVGSETMIFVFLGISAIDNVIWVWNTGFIFLTLLFAIIYRFIGVFSLTWCLNRYRLVPMEIIDQIVMSYGGLRGAVAYGLAASLDETRIKEKNLMISTTLIVVYFTVILQGLTMKPFVQWLKVKRVIPSELKLIEKVNNRACEHILAAMEDITGRIGDNWWTRGWKRFEGTYVTWFLMKPEARKNQDYLFSIFHKLNLEDAVNYVTEGEKRGSLAFLRNSEGTNVNFEKKFGLEFSGVMPDITSELDYGSDNVPMTSIIRDTIPSVSLNIHEQDMKAVNEDINAHHLLQQHLYRSRKNHRHRYSRSDFTINQSEDEVQEIFQRTMRNRLESFKSAKMGVSPAKKITKHPKKETNQKMSNLRALDNAAHPYGDEDFEFSEVDSTSSADGRAAGGNSPSRFAKGGIENPAFMPEMEVPPPPWLTEAENDTSVAPSQRAQRQLPWSPNNLRRLAPLRISNQSTDSFLMADAPPTEESLEDPFEEPPKRDDSHL